In Microbacterium laevaniformans, a single window of DNA contains:
- a CDS encoding transposase has product MCTQLTVGVCRTHYAANLMSVTPKSMWPAVKAMLHSVYDQPDADAVNAQFDRLIDYVAEKLPAVAEHLEKAREDILAFTAFPKDVWMQIWSNNPAERLNKEIRRRTDSVGIFPNRDAIVRLVGAVLAEQTDEWAEGRRYLGLDLLARCRLTLVPDTEPEVTADPVLALSA; this is encoded by the coding sequence ATCTGCACCCAGTTGACAGTGGGAGTCTGCCGCACCCACTACGCCGCGAACCTCATGTCCGTCACGCCGAAGAGCATGTGGCCGGCGGTGAAGGCGATGCTCCACTCGGTCTACGACCAGCCCGACGCGGACGCCGTGAACGCCCAGTTCGACCGCCTCATCGACTACGTCGCCGAGAAGCTCCCCGCCGTCGCCGAGCACCTCGAGAAGGCACGAGAAGACATCCTCGCGTTCACCGCGTTCCCCAAGGACGTTTGGATGCAGATCTGGTCGAACAACCCCGCCGAACGCCTCAACAAAGAGATCCGCCGCCGCACCGACAGCGTCGGGATCTTCCCGAACCGTGACGCGATCGTCCGCCTCGTCGGCGCCGTCCTCGCCGAGCAGACCGACGAATGGGCCGAAGGCCGCCGCTACCTCGGCCTCGATCTCCTCGCCCGCTGCCGGCTCACCCTCGTTCCCGACACCGAACCGGAGGTGACCGCCGACCCCGTCCTCGCCCTCAGCGCCTAA